From Paenibacillus sp. V4I7, one genomic window encodes:
- a CDS encoding Cof-type HAD-IIB family hydrolase encodes MYKIVFFDVDGTLYSEVDRVIPKSTKVAIKRLHEEGIKVVVATGRPHNLCEELISLGIDTLISSNGALVKNQSEVIYKSVISQKTVHDLSSFAELHGHGISYFTDSISMNGIGVEEKRVRNALAETLGLVDYPSKLNTLPEEIYCICLYADESETEKFIDNFPQLQFVRFHGYVMNVLETQIVSKSQAIKKVLDYYKIDVCNSIAFGDGGNDLDMLEFVGLGIAMGNGDEKLKQKADFVTKKASEDGIHFALTQFGII; translated from the coding sequence ATGTATAAAATAGTGTTTTTTGATGTTGATGGTACGTTATACAGTGAAGTGGATAGAGTAATCCCTAAAAGTACAAAAGTGGCGATTAAGAGACTTCATGAAGAAGGCATTAAGGTCGTAGTTGCAACAGGTAGACCGCATAATTTATGTGAAGAACTGATTTCACTAGGTATTGATACATTAATCTCGTCTAATGGCGCTCTTGTGAAAAACCAAAGCGAAGTTATTTATAAGTCGGTAATATCTCAAAAGACTGTTCATGATCTGTCGAGTTTTGCCGAGTTACACGGACACGGTATTTCCTACTTTACAGATTCAATTTCAATGAACGGCATCGGTGTAGAAGAGAAACGTGTTAGAAATGCTCTAGCAGAGACTCTTGGTCTTGTAGATTATCCTAGCAAATTAAACACACTGCCAGAGGAGATTTACTGTATATGTTTGTATGCTGATGAGAGTGAAACTGAAAAATTTATTGATAACTTTCCGCAACTTCAGTTTGTACGTTTCCACGGTTATGTAATGAACGTCCTTGAAACTCAAATTGTATCTAAATCGCAAGCAATTAAAAAAGTGCTGGATTATTACAAAATTGACGTTTGCAATTCAATTGCATTTGGAGATGGTGGAAACGATTTGGATATGTTAGAGTTTGTAGGTTTGGGGATTGCTATGGGAAACGGTGATGAAAAGCTTAAACAAAAAGCAGATTTCGTTACCAAAAAAGCAAGCGAAGATGGTATACACTTTGCTCTGACACAGTTCGGAATAATATAA
- a CDS encoding stalk domain-containing protein, which yields MNRMFQMKSLVIALGLLLGGTIATADAIVAEEANAEKANISDTAAQISIRLEAEPRLQAPLRTLVSASPQTFIIEFPEPMDHESVAKAIEKQSAASDNPYTPELKWDFDWINDRTVHVHVSVIRLHPNTGYYLQGDYQVNVNESLTIQGKPIANAPIFAVSIQSSLQLWRYSTDGEVRELITAIDDPYSFRILGNSDSYLLGIRPIDYCECDAILKKLYALYDLQEKQLIRYPVVLQTNYMGKGDFVVDRRGFFYEQPEQGIQVPQSNTASSIHVDGYVHGASLSKDGKYVFMAVGKESQENDLTLLLYSLDKDITQVLDESVNGWIPEDQGLSQRMPVQFKDDGEHVYFVLNDRPYRELRNQYAWRDGTITESKLPIPDESWSGFSASSDNVYRYYANGGLFHGTELVYPPHKLPFWSEVWVNGTHKIIYSSGELDRSGQNQYTNRINVFDADRLEDKTLYTGLYHDSMVIGSSKDGKWIYVSAREPVHHTAMRPAFGEGDGKLLAHVRQNVDLPITLYLNETKLQLEHSPNSVDDYALFVPLREVLEAAEWKITWQAERQTILGEKTGRTDRAFKFNIGESRAEFNGRVVELPIELRLVGDTTYMYAGILQKLGMMLEWDDSKRVLFIRQMPETGGVVLPDGSKYEGDLIGDVPSGKGMLFDKVGRLIYEGEFKAGKFHGQGKLYSETGQPDYFGLFELGEKRE from the coding sequence ATGAACAGAATGTTCCAGATGAAATCGCTCGTAATAGCCCTAGGTTTATTATTGGGCGGGACCATCGCGACAGCCGACGCTATAGTTGCTGAGGAAGCAAATGCCGAGAAGGCCAATATTTCTGATACTGCGGCTCAAATATCGATCCGTCTGGAAGCGGAGCCGCGCTTACAGGCTCCGCTGCGTACGTTAGTTTCCGCTTCACCGCAAACGTTTATTATTGAGTTTCCGGAGCCGATGGATCATGAATCTGTTGCCAAAGCGATAGAAAAACAAAGCGCAGCATCAGACAATCCCTACACACCGGAGCTAAAATGGGATTTCGACTGGATAAATGATCGGACGGTTCACGTTCATGTTTCGGTAATCAGACTACACCCGAATACCGGTTATTATTTGCAAGGAGATTATCAGGTGAATGTAAACGAATCGCTGACGATCCAAGGCAAACCAATCGCAAATGCTCCGATTTTTGCCGTATCGATCCAGTCATCGTTACAGCTATGGCGCTATTCGACGGATGGCGAGGTACGGGAGCTGATCACCGCAATCGATGACCCTTATTCATTCCGAATACTGGGGAATAGTGACAGTTATTTACTTGGTATACGGCCTATTGATTATTGCGAGTGTGACGCTATTTTGAAAAAGCTGTATGCCCTTTATGATCTTCAAGAAAAGCAACTTATCCGCTATCCCGTGGTACTACAAACGAATTATATGGGAAAAGGCGACTTCGTGGTCGATCGACGCGGGTTCTTTTACGAGCAGCCTGAACAAGGGATTCAAGTCCCGCAAAGCAACACCGCCTCATCCATCCATGTTGATGGATATGTTCATGGAGCCAGCTTATCTAAGGATGGCAAGTACGTGTTCATGGCAGTCGGGAAGGAATCGCAGGAGAACGATTTGACACTTCTTCTATACTCGCTCGATAAGGACATCACGCAGGTGCTTGACGAATCCGTAAACGGATGGATTCCGGAAGACCAAGGTTTAAGCCAGCGTATGCCGGTTCAATTTAAAGACGATGGGGAACACGTTTATTTCGTGCTGAATGATCGTCCGTATCGTGAACTCCGAAATCAATATGCTTGGCGTGACGGCACAATTACTGAATCGAAGCTGCCGATCCCTGACGAGAGTTGGTCTGGATTTTCCGCTTCCAGCGATAACGTGTATCGCTACTATGCTAACGGTGGACTATTTCATGGGACAGAGCTTGTTTATCCCCCTCATAAGCTTCCGTTCTGGTCCGAGGTGTGGGTAAATGGAACGCACAAGATCATTTACTCCAGTGGAGAATTGGATCGATCGGGACAAAACCAGTATACAAATCGGATCAACGTTTTCGATGCGGATCGTTTGGAAGATAAGACGCTGTACACCGGTCTATACCACGATTCGATGGTGATTGGTAGCAGCAAAGACGGTAAGTGGATATACGTTAGCGCAAGAGAGCCAGTTCACCATACGGCTATGCGCCCCGCGTTCGGTGAAGGAGACGGGAAGCTACTCGCGCATGTAAGACAGAATGTTGATTTGCCGATTACACTTTATCTGAATGAAACCAAACTGCAGCTGGAGCATTCTCCGAATAGTGTAGACGACTACGCATTGTTCGTTCCACTGAGAGAAGTATTGGAAGCGGCGGAATGGAAGATCACATGGCAAGCAGAACGACAAACGATTCTCGGTGAGAAAACTGGCCGAACGGATCGCGCGTTCAAATTTAACATTGGAGAAAGTAGAGCCGAGTTCAATGGCAGAGTAGTCGAGTTACCGATAGAGCTCAGGCTAGTCGGCGATACGACTTATATGTATGCAGGAATTTTACAAAAGCTCGGCATGATGCTCGAGTGGGACGATTCGAAGCGGGTTCTGTTCATCCGGCAGATGCCGGAAACGGGGGGAGTCGTATTGCCCGACGGTTCAAAATATGAAGGCGATTTGATTGGCGATGTTCCTTCAGGCAAAGGAATGTTATTCGACAAGGTCGGTCGATTGATCTACGAAGGTGAATTCAAAGCCGGCAAGTTTCATGGGCAGGGGAAGCTTTACAGTGAAACGGGTCAGCCGGATTACTTCGGACTATTCGAACTTGGCGAGAAAAGAGAATGA
- a CDS encoding NUDIX hydrolase gives MAFPTHIVSAGGIVEDGHGNILLVKAHDDGWVYPGGITEVGENLIDGVLREIKEESGIDAIVSHLVNVISNTAVHKWYDGVTDVPTKVMFDFVCRVVGGVLTTSDETSDCKWVPKENVLDFITLPAIRLRYEAYLNFNGSVNFMDYVTTTTHECSLNFQRAL, from the coding sequence ATGGCATTCCCAACACATATTGTATCAGCAGGCGGAATTGTAGAAGATGGACATGGAAATATTTTGTTAGTTAAAGCTCATGACGATGGTTGGGTGTATCCTGGGGGAATTACTGAGGTTGGAGAAAACCTAATTGATGGAGTGCTCCGTGAAATTAAAGAAGAAAGTGGAATCGACGCGATTGTTAGTCATTTAGTTAATGTTATATCCAATACAGCGGTCCATAAGTGGTATGACGGTGTGACTGATGTTCCTACGAAGGTCATGTTTGATTTCGTGTGCAGAGTTGTTGGCGGAGTACTAACTACTTCTGATGAAACGAGCGATTGCAAGTGGGTTCCAAAGGAAAATGTTCTCGATTTTATTACTTTACCTGCAATCCGTTTGCGTTATGAAGCTTATTTGAACTTTAATGGTTCTGTGAATTTTATGGATTACGTTACTACAACAACGCACGAATGCAGTCTTAATTTTCAAAGAGCGTTGTAG
- a CDS encoding MerR family transcriptional regulator: MRTLNTYTAKQIAAVLQKDDPQMNLRTVRYYTQIGIIPPLELVGNKRMYTDSHLYYFRAILTLSKSGETLASAQEKLKGLSIDDVIKIGENLRLYQSNQVLQNETHVVNEDVIISMSSRISPELKAKMIETVAHMLKGEGNK, from the coding sequence GTGAGAACATTGAATACTTACACCGCTAAGCAAATAGCTGCAGTTTTGCAAAAAGATGACCCACAAATGAACTTAAGAACGGTCAGGTACTATACACAAATCGGGATTATCCCACCCCTAGAATTGGTTGGCAACAAAAGGATGTATACGGATAGCCACCTATATTATTTTCGCGCTATCCTCACGTTATCTAAAAGCGGGGAAACCCTAGCCTCAGCGCAAGAAAAGCTAAAGGGATTGTCAATTGATGATGTCATCAAAATCGGTGAAAACCTCCGCCTGTATCAGTCCAATCAGGTTCTTCAGAACGAAACTCATGTCGTAAACGAAGATGTTATCATCTCGATGAGCTCGCGCATTTCACCAGAATTGAAAGCGAAGATGATCGAAACCGTTGCCCATATGCTGAAAGGGGAAGGAAACAAATGA
- the clpP gene encoding ATP-dependent Clp endopeptidase proteolytic subunit ClpP produces the protein MNLIPYVVENTSRGERAYDIYSRMLQDRIIFITGEVSDTLANTVIAQLLYLEADDREKEIKLYINSPGGSITAGMGIYDAMQYVKPDVSTLCIGMAASMGGFLLSSGAKGKRYCLPNSEVMIHQPLGGIQGQASDIEISAKRILNLRQKLNQLLARQTGQSIEKIERDTDRDHFMSAQESLNYGIIDAVLTK, from the coding sequence CTGAACCTAATACCGTACGTTGTGGAGAATACCAGTAGGGGTGAACGGGCTTACGACATTTATTCGCGTATGTTGCAAGACCGCATTATCTTCATTACAGGGGAAGTATCGGACACGTTGGCGAACACCGTTATTGCGCAGTTGCTCTATTTAGAAGCGGATGATCGGGAAAAGGAGATCAAATTGTACATTAACAGTCCCGGTGGATCCATCACAGCAGGTATGGGAATTTATGATGCCATGCAATATGTAAAACCGGATGTAAGCACGCTTTGTATCGGTATGGCGGCTTCCATGGGTGGATTTCTCTTATCCAGCGGAGCTAAAGGAAAACGCTACTGCTTGCCAAATAGTGAAGTTATGATTCACCAGCCATTGGGAGGCATACAAGGGCAAGCATCCGATATTGAAATTAGTGCAAAGAGAATCTTGAATTTACGCCAGAAATTGAATCAACTGTTGGCAAGACAAACAGGGCAATCGATTGAAAAAATTGAAAGGGACACTGACCGGGATCACTTTATGTCCGCCCAGGAATCCCTAAACTACGGTATAATTGATGCCGTACTTACGAAATAA
- a CDS encoding IS110 family transposase produces the protein MKSNPIKSQNQRVERISTTTLVIGIDIAKEKHAAQAINFRGIVLTKRPILFSNDLAGFEHLEDSIRKLQKMHGMNDLVVGMESTGHYWFNLANWLVDQGIDVALVNPMTTKRNKENRDNSPSKNDPKDALVIADAVSRGFYTAFAPKDEAFRRIRVMVTNREHWVVKSGRIKNRIHRWLDIRFPEYRQAFDDIFSDRSLATLRRFPAPSDLLQLTPEQMVQIWGEYMARPGGVRGTNKALELQSLARHSVGDTTALEEDKWELRHLIEEYERIRRIIDEADEMIEKILPEIPCSDLVRSVGTSVPATAAILAFGGDLRKLSHGNQLLRKAGLNLAERSSGKYKGQIKLTKRGNSLLRKHLYFTVFHLLSFNEAFQAMHTHNTEVKRMTKMQSMMKLIGKLARMLVAMAREGQSFSMDKAQLPLSA, from the coding sequence ATGAAGTCTAATCCAATTAAGTCTCAAAATCAACGCGTAGAACGAATCTCCACTACCACTCTGGTCATAGGCATCGACATTGCCAAAGAGAAGCACGCTGCACAAGCCATTAATTTTCGAGGTATTGTCCTCACCAAGCGCCCTATTCTATTTTCGAATGACCTAGCTGGCTTTGAGCATCTAGAAGACAGTATTCGGAAATTACAGAAGATGCACGGCATGAATGACTTGGTTGTGGGAATGGAGAGCACCGGTCACTACTGGTTCAATCTTGCCAACTGGTTGGTGGATCAAGGAATTGATGTGGCTCTTGTCAATCCAATGACAACCAAACGCAATAAGGAAAACAGAGATAACTCACCTTCCAAGAACGACCCAAAGGATGCTCTGGTCATCGCCGATGCGGTGAGTCGTGGGTTCTACACAGCCTTCGCTCCAAAGGATGAAGCATTCCGCCGTATACGGGTTATGGTTACAAACAGAGAGCACTGGGTTGTTAAATCAGGACGGATTAAGAATAGAATCCACCGCTGGCTCGATATCCGTTTTCCAGAATACAGACAAGCATTTGATGATATTTTTAGCGATCGTTCCTTGGCCACTTTGCGCCGGTTCCCAGCCCCTTCTGACCTATTGCAGCTAACTCCGGAGCAAATGGTACAGATCTGGGGTGAGTATATGGCCAGACCTGGCGGGGTGCGAGGTACGAACAAGGCTTTGGAACTTCAATCACTCGCTAGACATAGCGTGGGAGACACTACTGCCCTTGAAGAAGACAAATGGGAGCTGAGGCACCTCATCGAAGAGTATGAAAGGATCCGCCGAATTATTGACGAAGCGGACGAGATGATTGAAAAGATACTGCCTGAAATTCCTTGTTCTGATCTCGTTCGATCTGTCGGTACTTCCGTTCCTGCAACGGCTGCCATATTGGCATTTGGCGGGGACTTACGTAAGCTGTCTCACGGAAATCAATTATTGCGCAAGGCAGGATTGAACTTAGCAGAACGAAGTTCAGGCAAGTATAAGGGGCAAATCAAGCTCACCAAACGAGGCAACTCGCTACTGCGCAAGCATCTCTACTTCACTGTGTTTCACCTGTTATCTTTCAATGAAGCGTTCCAAGCCATGCATACGCATAATACCGAAGTGAAACGAATGACGAAAATGCAGTCCATGATGAAGCTGATTGGGAAACTAGCCCGTATGCTTGTAGCCATGGCAAGAGAAGGACAATCATTCTCCATGGATAAGGCCCAGCTACCATTATCTGCATAA
- a CDS encoding GyrI-like domain-containing protein, with protein sequence MSDNNQVYEFELPEINLVGLCITSPFKGHLPERVEDMKKEFFRRKVEIRNIIHPERYVSPSFSSEILFTYFVCMEVADITDVPAGMLGFTIPPHRYAKVKSTSDPYRDIHDYLKANNKQNNNRALAFEMYHFENPVWPDEAEVYIPIMD encoded by the coding sequence ATGTCGGATAACAACCAGGTATACGAGTTTGAATTACCCGAAATCAATCTTGTTGGCTTGTGTATCACTTCACCCTTTAAGGGCCATCTTCCTGAAAGAGTAGAAGATATGAAAAAGGAATTTTTCAGACGCAAAGTTGAAATTCGAAATATAATTCATCCTGAACGTTACGTGAGTCCGAGCTTTTCTTCGGAGATACTGTTTACTTACTTCGTTTGCATGGAAGTGGCTGATATTACAGATGTACCAGCAGGGATGTTAGGCTTTACGATACCTCCGCATCGTTATGCGAAAGTAAAATCAACAAGTGACCCCTATCGAGATATTCACGATTATTTGAAAGCCAACAACAAGCAAAACAATAACAGGGCGCTCGCATTCGAAATGTATCATTTTGAAAATCCTGTATGGCCTGATGAAGCTGAGGTATATATCCCAATCATGGATTAA
- a CDS encoding DUF4275 family protein, producing MNLLDSLKEKKVKVQQIPNLGPHLRKHWENNFANHLSENEKKSIYLYDNEGYCGYLWHLFSYKKRESFQRQDANKTFDNIEKHTCYVFYQHSDDALLIEELSELTADEFINAADVYVVDIKFNWTYVITHETGMCGPYFSYRNESILSST from the coding sequence GTGAATTTATTAGATTCATTAAAAGAGAAAAAAGTAAAAGTCCAACAAATACCGAACTTGGGTCCTCACTTACGAAAGCATTGGGAGAATAATTTCGCTAATCATTTAAGTGAAAACGAGAAAAAATCTATTTATCTTTACGATAATGAGGGTTACTGTGGTTATTTATGGCACTTGTTTAGCTATAAGAAGAGAGAGAGCTTTCAGCGTCAGGATGCGAACAAAACCTTCGATAATATCGAAAAACATACTTGCTATGTATTTTATCAGCATTCAGATGATGCATTGTTGATAGAAGAATTATCAGAGTTAACTGCAGATGAATTTATAAATGCAGCGGATGTTTATGTTGTAGACATAAAATTTAATTGGACATATGTAATAACCCATGAGACTGGCATGTGCGGTCCTTACTTTAGTTATAGAAATGAGTCTATATTATCATCTACCTAA
- a CDS encoding MarR family winged helix-turn-helix transcriptional regulator, which produces MELNNLTGFLVHRTDVKMTNFFTKILKQYEVTPEQWGIINILDAERATSQKELAEAIDRDQTTVVRMIYSLEKKEIVRRIQNDFDKRSHNLFLSDKGMSLKTKLLPIVTAAHDHVTKNLSKDELQQLHELLSKLYSSVKDE; this is translated from the coding sequence ATGGAGCTAAATAATCTCACTGGTTTTCTTGTTCATCGAACAGATGTAAAAATGACTAATTTTTTCACGAAAATACTTAAACAATATGAAGTAACTCCTGAACAATGGGGGATTATCAATATACTTGACGCGGAAAGAGCAACGAGCCAGAAAGAGCTTGCTGAAGCCATTGATAGAGATCAAACCACTGTTGTGAGGATGATTTATTCACTTGAAAAAAAAGAAATAGTAAGAAGAATACAGAATGATTTTGATAAACGATCCCACAACTTGTTCCTTAGCGACAAAGGAATGAGTCTCAAAACAAAACTTTTGCCAATTGTAACGGCTGCTCACGATCATGTTACCAAAAATTTGAGTAAAGATGAACTTCAACAGTTACATGAGCTACTTAGCAAACTGTATTCAAGCGTAAAAGATGAGTAG
- a CDS encoding DoxX family protein: MLVIIFQVILGIFFMITGTRIISGKMANEFSRFGLPSIFNFLTGFIEIICSIGMIVGIWYPIVALLSGLLLGATMLVAVFTLLVIARDPFKKAIPAIILCLLSFTIALYHLDL, from the coding sequence ATGTTAGTTATTATTTTCCAAGTTATATTGGGCATTTTCTTCATGATAACAGGAACGAGAATAATCTCAGGTAAAATGGCAAATGAATTTAGTCGATTTGGTCTTCCGTCCATATTTAATTTCTTAACAGGGTTTATTGAAATAATATGCTCCATTGGAATGATAGTAGGGATATGGTATCCTATCGTAGCTTTGTTATCTGGATTACTTCTAGGAGCGACAATGCTGGTTGCAGTCTTTACTCTGCTTGTGATCGCACGTGATCCATTTAAAAAAGCGATCCCAGCAATAATACTGTGTCTGCTGTCTTTTACGATTGCCCTTTATCATTTAGATCTCTGA
- a CDS encoding catalase, translated as MNENTGNRLWPGELPDVEHSQTVGSRGPVLEQDSILHETLETFIHEKPLERPVHVKGCGAFGYFQTVNAMPAYTQLCFLQNPGLQVPVTVRFSLAVSNRGTPDTSRNVRGFSTKFYTDQGVFDLVCNHIPVFAVRDAIRFPEFIRSLLPSPVNNLTEPERFWNFVARAPEATNFVLWLYSDVGTIKSLRHIPGHSVNTYVWKNAQGMRTYVKYHWMPLAGIQYIDQREASRLSGENPDYAAKDLFDTLQAGKGVEYGLYVQLMNPQDEATLPFDPLDDTKIWDERQYPLHPVGRLVLNRNPDNYSEQVEKLAFSPANLLKGAELSDDKLLQGRSNIYWDSQRRRLGPDFRSIPINHQQHWSPDSQVTSGNGRFVEGRLERTDIPKQDDFMQAGEFYRSLAPLQQEHLVANLTGDLVQVSRETQNIVLGYLYKASAELGERVSRAIHGMTRG; from the coding sequence ATGAACGAGAACACAGGAAATCGCCTCTGGCCGGGGGAGCTTCCGGATGTTGAACACTCGCAGACGGTTGGAAGTCGAGGCCCCGTGCTGGAGCAGGATAGCATACTCCACGAAACACTGGAGACGTTTATCCATGAGAAACCGCTGGAGAGACCCGTACATGTCAAGGGCTGCGGCGCCTTCGGCTACTTCCAGACCGTTAACGCGATGCCGGCCTACACGCAGCTGTGCTTCCTGCAAAATCCGGGCCTGCAGGTCCCCGTCACCGTCAGATTTTCGCTTGCTGTCAGCAATCGGGGTACGCCGGATACGTCCCGCAACGTGCGCGGCTTCTCCACCAAGTTCTACACGGACCAGGGCGTATTCGATCTGGTCTGCAACCACATCCCGGTATTCGCCGTCCGGGACGCCATCCGCTTTCCGGAGTTTATCCGCTCCCTCTTGCCTTCACCCGTCAATAACCTAACCGAGCCGGAGCGGTTCTGGAACTTCGTCGCCCGGGCGCCGGAAGCCACCAACTTCGTGCTTTGGCTGTACTCTGACGTCGGTACGATTAAAAGCCTTCGCCACATCCCGGGCCACAGCGTCAATACCTACGTCTGGAAAAACGCACAAGGCATGCGCACATACGTCAAATATCACTGGATGCCTCTTGCCGGCATTCAGTACATCGATCAGCGAGAAGCCTCCCGACTGTCAGGCGAGAATCCCGATTATGCCGCTAAGGATTTGTTCGATACCCTGCAGGCGGGCAAAGGGGTGGAATACGGCCTTTACGTGCAGCTGATGAACCCTCAAGACGAGGCCACCCTCCCCTTCGACCCGCTGGACGATACGAAAATATGGGATGAGCGGCAGTATCCGTTGCATCCGGTCGGCAGACTGGTCTTGAACCGCAATCCGGATAACTATAGCGAACAGGTCGAGAAGCTGGCCTTCTCCCCTGCGAACCTGCTGAAAGGCGCAGAGCTGTCGGACGATAAACTGCTGCAAGGGCGCTCTAACATTTACTGGGATTCGCAGCGGCGACGGCTTGGTCCGGATTTCCGTAGCATTCCGATCAATCATCAGCAGCACTGGTCGCCGGACTCCCAAGTGACCAGCGGCAACGGAAGATTCGTGGAAGGCCGCCTCGAGCGTACGGACATCCCGAAGCAGGATGACTTCATGCAAGCGGGTGAGTTCTACCGATCGCTTGCGCCACTGCAGCAAGAGCATTTGGTTGCGAACCTAACCGGCGATCTTGTCCAAGTCTCGCGCGAAACGCAAAACATCGTGCTCGGCTACCTGTACAAGGCGTCTGCCGAGCTTGGAGAACGGGTCTCTCGGGCCATCCATGGAATGACCAGGGGTTGA
- a CDS encoding MerR family transcriptional regulator — MYSIGQAAELTSFSIDTLRYYEKIGLMKPPKRGPGGLRSYSEDDVRQLSSLHCLKKTGLSLDEMKTFLQEGRCFANPAFPLSVEDRKTIESRVQILSEHMVRMEAQYLALANIIEETREKLDFYNGIIEKEAVKK; from the coding sequence ATGTATTCGATCGGGCAAGCGGCGGAGTTAACGAGTTTCAGCATCGATACGCTCAGGTATTACGAGAAGATCGGCTTGATGAAGCCGCCAAAGAGAGGGCCGGGGGGCCTAAGATCATATAGTGAGGATGACGTGCGGCAGCTTTCTTCCTTGCACTGCCTAAAGAAGACGGGGTTGTCGCTAGACGAGATGAAGACGTTTTTGCAGGAAGGAAGATGCTTCGCGAATCCTGCGTTCCCGCTAAGCGTCGAAGACAGGAAGACTATCGAAAGCCGAGTGCAAATTCTCTCGGAGCATATGGTTAGAATGGAAGCGCAGTACTTAGCGTTGGCGAACATAATCGAAGAAACGAGAGAGAAGTTGGATTTCTACAATGGGATCATTGAAAAGGAGGCAGTGAAAAAATGA
- a CDS encoding NADPH-dependent F420 reductase: MKIASIGSGNIGGTLGKQWAALEHRVMFGSRDPHSEKMKLLLQVVGANAQAGTIMEAVAFGEVILLAVLPSDVERVLAEAGDLDGKILINCTNRYDGTSSDAEVRRLARNARVVRAFHMLPWEVLANPRYEAGTATAFLSGDDPAAVEVVAKLASDIGLDPVEIGGPDAMAKAETAIGMIWSILAPKFGREYSLSVLRR, from the coding sequence ATGAAAATCGCTTCGATTGGTTCTGGGAATATTGGCGGGACATTAGGCAAACAATGGGCCGCTCTTGAACATCGCGTGATGTTCGGCTCGAGGGATCCTCATAGCGAGAAGATGAAGCTCTTGCTACAAGTCGTCGGCGCTAACGCGCAGGCCGGTACGATCATGGAAGCGGTCGCGTTCGGCGAGGTGATCCTGTTGGCCGTTCTGCCCAGTGATGTGGAGCGCGTGCTGGCCGAGGCAGGGGATCTGGACGGTAAAATCCTCATCAACTGCACCAACCGATACGACGGTACGTCCTCGGACGCCGAGGTGCGGCGTCTCGCACGGAATGCGCGCGTCGTCCGTGCTTTCCACATGCTGCCCTGGGAAGTGCTCGCGAACCCTCGGTATGAAGCGGGTACCGCGACGGCTTTCTTAAGCGGGGATGACCCCGCAGCAGTAGAAGTCGTCGCCAAGTTGGCAAGTGATATCGGGCTCGATCCGGTTGAAATCGGCGGTCCGGACGCTATGGCGAAGGCGGAAACGGCGATAGGGATGATCTGGAGCATACTCGCTCCCAAGTTCGGGCGAGAATATAGCCTTAGCGTACTAAGGCGTTAG
- a CDS encoding site-specific integrase codes for MTLKELWVLYEADKRILGFSMHTMKAYFLQLNMLIRELGNLEIEEISLNMLKDYFARVSERLKPSSLGHRIRFVHSLFRFAFEEGHMTRNPSLKLREPKMDKCIPKFLVEEDVIHLKITCHSHREHALLEFLYCTGCRVGEVQKINIEDVNWENCSAIREKDNEDFINYVSSMNDQQKLWLADGLRIMKPDSAWLEKLVV; via the coding sequence ATGACATTGAAGGAGTTATGGGTGCTGTATGAAGCTGACAAACGTATCCTGGGGTTCAGCATGCATACAATGAAAGCATACTTTCTACAACTAAACATGTTGATTCGCGAACTGGGTAATCTGGAGATTGAAGAAATATCTTTAAATATGCTAAAAGATTATTTTGCAAGGGTATCAGAGCGATTAAAACCGAGTAGCCTAGGTCATCGTATTCGATTTGTACATTCCCTTTTTCGCTTTGCATTTGAAGAAGGTCATATGACACGGAATCCTTCTCTCAAGCTGAGAGAACCTAAGATGGACAAATGTATTCCGAAATTCCTAGTTGAGGAGGATGTTATTCATCTTAAGATTACCTGTCATTCTCACCGGGAGCATGCTCTGTTGGAGTTTCTGTACTGCACAGGATGCCGCGTTGGAGAGGTTCAGAAAATAAACATTGAAGATGTTAATTGGGAGAACTGTTCAGCAATAAGAGAAAAAGATAATGAAGATTTCATTAATTATGTCAGCAGCATGAATGATCAGCAGAAGCTTTGGCTAGCAGATGGATTACGTATAATGAAACCTGATTCAGCATGGTTAGAGAAGCTCGTGGTTTAA